A single region of the Rhodoligotrophos defluvii genome encodes:
- a CDS encoding CoA-transferase subunit beta — MSTLPGFTTNELAACIIAREIKDDDLIFVGVGTNGRAFTLAVGIPLTASRLAQLRHAPGATVYWGNLLDPDLSRMPDNLRQDSLTRWPAAACPADTAFKCDMLARSRFDVSFESAAQVDRYGNLNITAIGDYARPDVRLVGSLAQPEHLAFVRRPIIIVDLNRRTFVEQVDFVTSVGHRVRGTPRGEFGLRGPGPALVVTDNAIFDFGGDGGMRLRSLHPSITLEDVLAQMSFAPEIPPHVPVTATPDAEELRLMREVIDPRGVMMRV, encoded by the coding sequence ATGAGCACCCTCCCCGGCTTCACCACCAATGAGCTCGCAGCCTGCATCATCGCCCGCGAGATCAAGGATGACGATCTGATCTTTGTCGGCGTGGGCACCAATGGCCGCGCCTTCACGCTAGCGGTCGGCATTCCGCTCACCGCCTCGCGTCTCGCCCAGCTGCGCCATGCCCCTGGCGCGACCGTCTACTGGGGAAACCTGCTCGACCCCGATCTCTCCCGCATGCCGGACAACCTGCGCCAGGACAGCCTGACCCGATGGCCGGCGGCCGCCTGCCCGGCGGACACGGCCTTCAAATGCGACATGCTCGCCCGCAGCCGCTTCGATGTCTCCTTCGAATCCGCCGCCCAGGTCGACCGATACGGCAATCTCAACATCACAGCCATAGGCGATTATGCTCGGCCGGATGTCCGCCTGGTCGGCAGCCTCGCCCAACCCGAGCACCTCGCCTTCGTGCGCCGCCCCATCATCATCGTTGATCTCAATCGCCGCACCTTCGTCGAACAGGTGGATTTCGTGACCAGCGTCGGCCACCGCGTGCGTGGAACCCCGCGCGGCGAATTCGGCCTTCGCGGCCCCGGCCCCGCCCTGGTCGTCACCGACAACGCGATATTCGACTTCGGCGGGGATGGCGGCATGCGCCTGCGCTCCCTCCATCCGAGCATCACTCTCGAAGACGTACTGGCGCAGATGAGCTTTGCCCCGGAGATCCCGCCCCATGTTCCCGTAACGGCCACACCCGACGCGGAAGAGCTGCGCCTCATGCGCGAGGTGATCGATCCCCGTGGCGTCATGATGCGGGTCTGA
- a CDS encoding branched-chain amino acid ABC transporter permease, whose product MTQRDPWKAATVALLLLAFIGLPLLGLTEYWIYTLTIGFYYALLAASWSLLVGYVGRISFAQAAMSGLGGYVSALSIVYFNLPVVGGLALGVLLAGIIGFALGLLTLRLHGAYLGLTTIAFAEILRITITAEHGVTQGSRGLRTAALIPGGTRLDYYYLFLAVTAFCLVLMWLLIRSRIGLFFQSIREDEDGAASLGVNVTLWKAFAFACSSAFAGLAGGLYAHFVQLIAPSMMSLQEMGFILAMAVIGGFHNVLYAALGGVLLQTLLEALREFGQWRLVIFALVAILMLRFAPNGLFGTLAAAMAKGRKRHG is encoded by the coding sequence ATGACGCAGCGCGACCCATGGAAAGCCGCCACCGTTGCCCTGCTGCTCCTGGCCTTCATCGGCCTGCCGCTGTTGGGCCTGACGGAATATTGGATCTACACGCTGACGATCGGCTTCTACTATGCGCTTCTGGCGGCGAGCTGGTCGCTTCTGGTGGGCTATGTCGGGCGCATCAGCTTCGCGCAGGCAGCCATGAGCGGCCTCGGCGGTTATGTCTCCGCTCTCAGCATCGTCTATTTCAACCTGCCGGTGGTCGGCGGATTGGCGCTCGGGGTTCTGCTCGCCGGGATCATCGGCTTTGCGCTGGGTCTGCTGACACTGCGCCTGCATGGCGCCTATCTGGGCCTCACCACCATCGCCTTTGCCGAAATTCTCCGCATCACAATAACTGCCGAGCATGGCGTCACCCAAGGCAGCCGCGGCTTGCGGACGGCCGCGCTCATTCCCGGGGGCACGCGGCTCGACTACTACTATCTTTTCCTCGCCGTCACCGCTTTCTGCCTCGTGCTGATGTGGCTTCTCATCCGATCGCGCATCGGCCTGTTCTTCCAGTCGATCCGCGAGGACGAGGACGGCGCCGCCAGCCTCGGCGTGAACGTCACCCTGTGGAAAGCCTTCGCCTTCGCCTGCTCCAGCGCCTTTGCCGGCCTGGCCGGCGGGCTCTATGCGCATTTCGTCCAGCTCATCGCGCCGTCCATGATGTCGCTGCAGGAAATGGGCTTCATCCTGGCCATGGCCGTGATCGGCGGCTTCCACAACGTGCTCTACGCGGCGCTCGGCGGCGTGCTTCTGCAGACCTTGCTGGAGGCGCTGCGCGAGTTCGGCCAGTGGCGACTGGTCATCTTCGCCCTGGTGGCGATCCTTATGCTGCGCTTCGCGCCCAACGGCCTGTTCGGCACGCTTGCCGCCGCCATGGCGAAAGGGAGAAAACGCCATGGCTGA
- a CDS encoding transcriptional regulator, with protein MNQDFIQNLRLLCSYHRSITEVTRKLAMNRQQFMKYLGGGAFPSSSNLRRICDFFGVEEYEILMPHERFSEVVRLRPAARQITSELPVGAQRVMRLAIAQHAQLAKYCGYYYKYFYSFSTPSFILRSLVCIYQDEKLTLYKTVELLSRPEQRDANSDLFKYRGVVLPIGDRLHMIDHESVLGNEMSQTILYPPYRNRVSALIGLMIGITATEAHQPVAARAVLEYLGRQVDRRKAIAGCGLFAQDAPEVPRSVLTYLREASPTDSFLMRAGPDYDKVRSPA; from the coding sequence ATGAACCAGGACTTTATCCAGAATCTCCGCCTTCTCTGCAGCTACCACCGCTCGATCACGGAGGTGACGCGCAAGCTCGCGATGAACCGCCAGCAGTTCATGAAGTATCTGGGCGGCGGAGCGTTCCCTTCCAGCAGCAATCTGCGGCGCATTTGCGATTTCTTTGGCGTGGAGGAATACGAGATCCTCATGCCTCACGAGCGCTTCAGCGAGGTCGTTCGCCTGCGCCCGGCCGCTCGGCAGATCACCAGCGAACTGCCCGTCGGCGCCCAGCGGGTGATGCGCCTGGCCATCGCCCAGCACGCGCAGCTCGCCAAATATTGCGGCTACTACTATAAGTATTTCTATTCCTTCTCGACGCCGTCTTTCATTCTGCGCTCGCTTGTCTGCATCTATCAGGACGAGAAGCTGACGCTCTACAAGACGGTGGAGTTGCTCAGCCGGCCGGAGCAGCGCGACGCGAATTCGGATCTGTTCAAATATCGCGGCGTTGTACTGCCGATCGGCGATCGCCTGCACATGATCGACCATGAATCGGTGCTCGGCAACGAGATGTCTCAGACCATCCTCTATCCGCCTTACCGGAACAGAGTCTCCGCCCTCATCGGCCTGATGATCGGCATCACCGCCACGGAAGCGCACCAGCCGGTAGCCGCTCGCGCCGTGCTCGAATATCTCGGCCGTCAGGTCGACAGGCGGAAGGCGATCGCCGGTTGCGGGCTGTTTGCGCAGGACGCGCCGGAGGTGCCCCGGTCCGTCCTGACCTATCTCCGCGAGGCTTCTCCCACCGACAGCTTTCTGATGCGCGCCGGCCCGGACTACGACAAGGTGCGCTCGCCTGCATGA
- a CDS encoding CoA transferase subunit A encodes MKDKLASLETALAPVSSGATLAIGGSLLRRQPNAAIRELIRRGVRDLTLLTWATTTATDLLAAAGAVKRWEGIYAGMFSHGLAPNFRRGVQSGAIAVRDFSECALVARFRAAAAGLAFMPVRSMLGSDIAARNPEQIRPMTCPFTGDKLHAVAAAEADFTIIHGYAGDRYGNVQWPVVRDSDDIDQLMATAAKRLIVTVEKIIPHEEVKVRPTQTYIPGQWVEAIVEVPQGAHPAACDSLYDEDEEHLRLYLEHARTPEGMAAYLDRFVMTPRSHHDYLAASGAAARLPSLSVQQD; translated from the coding sequence ATGAAGGACAAGCTCGCTTCTCTCGAAACCGCCCTCGCGCCCGTCTCATCCGGCGCAACGTTGGCCATCGGCGGCAGCCTGCTCAGGCGCCAGCCCAACGCCGCCATTCGTGAGCTGATCCGGCGCGGGGTCAGGGATCTGACCCTGCTGACCTGGGCCACCACAACAGCGACCGACCTGCTCGCCGCCGCCGGCGCCGTGAAGCGCTGGGAGGGCATCTATGCCGGCATGTTCAGCCATGGCCTCGCGCCCAACTTCCGCCGCGGCGTCCAGAGCGGAGCGATCGCTGTGCGCGATTTCTCCGAATGCGCCCTGGTCGCCCGCTTCCGCGCGGCCGCAGCCGGCCTCGCCTTCATGCCGGTCCGATCCATGCTTGGCTCCGACATCGCCGCGCGCAACCCGGAGCAGATCCGGCCCATGACCTGCCCGTTCACGGGCGACAAGCTGCATGCCGTCGCAGCGGCAGAGGCCGATTTCACCATCATCCACGGTTATGCCGGCGACCGTTACGGCAATGTGCAATGGCCGGTGGTGCGCGACAGCGACGATATCGACCAGCTCATGGCCACCGCTGCCAAGCGCCTCATCGTCACCGTCGAGAAGATCATCCCGCACGAGGAGGTCAAGGTGCGGCCGACGCAAACCTACATCCCGGGCCAGTGGGTCGAGGCCATCGTCGAGGTTCCGCAAGGCGCCCATCCAGCCGCCTGCGATAGCCTGTACGATGAGGACGAGGAGCATCTGCGGCTCTATCTCGAGCACGCCCGCACGCCGGAGGGCATGGCAGCCTATCTCGACCGCTTCGTCATGACGCCGCGCTCGCATCACGACTATCTCGCGGCGAGCGGCGCGGCCGCCCGCCTGCCGTCCCTCTCCGTCCAGCAGGACTGA
- a CDS encoding ABC transporter ATP-binding protein, producing MAEQLAIRGLTKRFGGLVALNAIDLHIAPGELVGLIGPNGSGKTTLLNVISGYYAADAGEVRYDGRMILGLAPHQLARLGIGRSFQVTKVFRRLTVLENMLVSGLADWRVSRPTAAERAMAILEDFQLTRLAHEPAATLSGGQAKLLEFARIMMLTPQLILLDEPFGGVHPELKSFMYQKIRDWNGNGITVILISHDMGSIFGLSRRVVTLSYGDIICDGTPEETRADKAVLEAYLGDSQHVA from the coding sequence ATGGCTGAGCAGCTTGCCATCAGAGGGCTTACGAAGCGGTTCGGCGGGCTGGTCGCGCTCAACGCGATCGACCTCCACATTGCGCCCGGCGAACTGGTGGGCCTGATCGGACCGAACGGTTCCGGCAAGACGACCCTGCTGAACGTCATCAGCGGCTACTACGCCGCCGATGCCGGCGAAGTGCGCTATGACGGGCGTATGATCCTGGGGCTTGCCCCGCATCAGCTCGCCCGGCTGGGCATCGGCCGCTCCTTTCAGGTCACCAAGGTGTTCCGCCGGCTGACCGTTCTGGAGAACATGCTGGTCTCGGGCCTGGCCGACTGGCGGGTGTCGCGCCCGACCGCCGCCGAGCGGGCCATGGCCATCCTCGAGGACTTCCAGCTGACGCGGCTCGCCCACGAACCGGCTGCGACCCTTTCGGGCGGCCAGGCCAAGCTGCTCGAGTTTGCGCGCATCATGATGCTGACGCCGCAGCTGATTCTGCTCGATGAGCCGTTCGGTGGCGTGCATCCGGAATTGAAGAGCTTCATGTACCAGAAGATTCGTGACTGGAACGGAAACGGCATCACCGTCATCCTCATCAGTCACGACATGGGCTCGATCTTCGGCCTGAGCCGCCGCGTGGTGACCCTGAGCTACGGCGACATCATCTGCGACGGCACGCCGGAGGAAACCCGTGCCGACAAAGCGGTGCTGGAAGCCTATCTCGGAGACTCCCAGCATGTTGCTTGA
- a CDS encoding sugar ABC transporter ATP-binding protein, translating into MKREEHLDTDPAFLNVRKISKRFPGVVALDEVSLSLKRAEIHAVVGENGAGKSTLMKIIDGIYRPDEGEIFLDGAPVQIADPFAALGLGISMVHQEPKLCGSLSISENVFMGRMPRAAWGCVDWAEAHRRAGALMARVGLDLDPRVAVETLSVAQRQLVQLAKALAFEVRLIILDEPTASLTPVEVDRLFAIVKGLQAEGVSFLYISHHLDEIFRIASRVTVLKDGRHVATLDLAETTKERLIGLMVGRELGERFPEKGRQTGKVVLEAKRISGKGFRDVSLVLRAGEILGLSGLVGAGRTELARALFGADPISSGQILIDGVPVKLRSPADAIRHGVAYVAEDRRDGLFMPLSVRENVTLAAPERYSRHGVLNTRVQTGQARIFIDRLNVRTPHAEQQVALLSGGNQQKCILARWLLKGVRVLILDEPTRGIDVGAKREIYTLVDQLAREGMAVLLISSELPEILGMADRVLVMSGGEITGDVEGARATEERLLALALPAETSQQGLHL; encoded by the coding sequence GTGAAACGGGAGGAACATTTGGATACCGACCCGGCATTTCTCAATGTGCGCAAGATTTCAAAGCGCTTTCCAGGCGTCGTGGCGCTGGATGAAGTATCTCTATCGCTCAAGCGCGCTGAAATACATGCGGTTGTCGGGGAGAATGGTGCCGGAAAATCCACTTTGATGAAGATTATCGATGGGATTTACCGGCCTGACGAGGGCGAGATCTTCCTCGACGGTGCGCCGGTGCAAATTGCGGATCCCTTCGCGGCTCTCGGATTGGGCATCAGCATGGTGCACCAGGAGCCGAAGCTGTGTGGCTCCCTGTCTATATCAGAAAACGTTTTCATGGGACGAATGCCGCGCGCGGCATGGGGTTGCGTGGACTGGGCGGAGGCCCATCGCCGGGCGGGTGCGCTCATGGCCCGGGTGGGCCTCGACCTCGACCCGCGCGTTGCCGTGGAGACGCTATCGGTTGCCCAGCGCCAGCTCGTGCAACTCGCCAAGGCGCTGGCGTTCGAGGTGCGGCTGATCATCCTGGACGAGCCGACGGCGAGCTTGACGCCCGTCGAAGTCGACCGGCTGTTCGCCATCGTCAAGGGCCTGCAGGCGGAGGGGGTCAGCTTCCTCTACATCTCCCATCACCTCGATGAGATCTTCCGCATCGCCTCACGCGTGACCGTGCTCAAGGACGGCCGCCATGTGGCCACGCTCGATCTGGCCGAGACCACGAAGGAGAGGCTCATCGGCCTGATGGTCGGGCGCGAGCTGGGCGAGCGCTTTCCGGAGAAAGGGCGTCAAACGGGCAAAGTTGTTCTGGAAGCGAAGAGGATTTCCGGCAAGGGCTTCCGCGACGTGAGCCTCGTGCTGCGCGCCGGCGAAATCCTCGGCCTCTCCGGACTGGTCGGCGCAGGCCGCACGGAACTCGCACGAGCGCTGTTCGGCGCCGACCCGATCTCCTCGGGTCAGATCCTGATCGATGGTGTGCCGGTCAAGCTGCGCAGCCCGGCGGACGCCATCCGGCACGGCGTCGCCTATGTCGCCGAGGACCGGCGCGATGGACTATTCATGCCGCTCTCGGTGCGGGAGAACGTCACGCTCGCCGCACCAGAGCGATATAGCCGGCACGGCGTGCTGAACACGCGCGTCCAGACTGGACAAGCCAGGATCTTCATCGACCGGCTGAACGTGCGCACGCCGCATGCCGAACAGCAGGTCGCACTGCTCAGCGGCGGCAACCAGCAGAAATGCATCCTCGCCCGCTGGCTGCTCAAGGGCGTGCGCGTTCTCATTCTCGACGAGCCGACGCGCGGTATTGACGTGGGGGCCAAGCGCGAGATCTACACCCTCGTCGACCAACTCGCCCGAGAGGGCATGGCGGTGCTGCTCATCTCGTCGGAGCTTCCGGAGATCCTCGGCATGGCGGACCGGGTGCTGGTGATGAGCGGCGGCGAAATCACGGGTGACGTGGAGGGGGCGCGCGCCACCGAGGAGCGGCTGCTCGCTCTCGCCCTGCCGGCCGAAACTTCACAACAAGGGCTCCACTTATGA
- a CDS encoding ABC transporter permease, translating to MTDTAATNAATAHAKPGGRGLLGFLVRYSNVLALVLLLVIASLLSPYFLSPRNILNVLRGATMIGLVSIGMTFVILNRGIDLSAGSIVGLSAALMAAFAPYGVGVAALVGILAGVAVGLVNGLLITWLRLQPFIATLSTMIFVRGLVYIYTEGSNIIVRDASPAFTFLGSGYIGPIPVPVVLFAIVWLIAALVLRYTIFGRAIYAVGANEEAARLSGIAVERNKVEVYMVSGLLAGLAGIVLASRLTVGEPNAGTLYELDAIAATLIGGTTFDGGVGGVGGTVLGVLILAFLSNVLNLLNVSPYSQMLLKGVIIVLAVVMSEWRKRR from the coding sequence ATGACCGACACGGCCGCGACCAATGCCGCGACTGCTCATGCAAAGCCTGGCGGCCGCGGGCTGCTCGGCTTCCTCGTGCGTTACAGCAACGTGCTGGCGCTCGTGCTGCTGCTCGTCATCGCGAGCCTGCTCTCGCCCTATTTCCTCTCGCCGCGCAACATTCTCAACGTGCTGCGCGGTGCCACGATGATCGGGCTCGTCAGCATCGGCATGACCTTTGTCATCCTGAATCGCGGCATCGACCTCTCGGCCGGCTCCATCGTCGGTCTGTCGGCCGCGCTCATGGCGGCCTTCGCGCCCTACGGGGTCGGCGTCGCCGCCCTGGTCGGGATCCTGGCGGGCGTCGCGGTCGGACTCGTCAACGGCCTGCTGATCACCTGGCTCCGGCTGCAACCCTTCATCGCAACCCTCAGCACGATGATCTTCGTGCGCGGGCTCGTCTATATCTACACGGAGGGCAGCAACATCATCGTGCGGGACGCCTCGCCCGCCTTCACCTTTCTGGGCTCCGGCTATATCGGACCCATTCCTGTGCCGGTCGTGCTGTTCGCCATCGTCTGGCTGATCGCCGCACTGGTGCTGCGCTACACCATATTCGGCCGGGCCATCTATGCGGTCGGTGCGAATGAAGAGGCCGCGCGGCTTTCCGGCATTGCGGTGGAGCGCAACAAGGTCGAGGTCTACATGGTCAGCGGTCTGCTGGCCGGGCTTGCCGGGATCGTGCTGGCGAGCCGCCTCACGGTGGGCGAGCCCAATGCCGGCACCCTCTACGAGCTCGATGCCATCGCGGCGACGCTGATCGGCGGCACCACCTTCGACGGCGGGGTCGGCGGGGTCGGTGGCACGGTGCTCGGCGTGCTCATTCTGGCGTTCCTGTCGAACGTCCTCAACCTGCTCAACGTGTCCCCCTACTCACAGATGCTGCTCAAGGGGGTGATCATCGTGCTGGCGGTGGTCATGAGCGAATGGAGAAAGCGGCGCTGA
- a CDS encoding ABC transporter ATP-binding protein has translation MLLEVKNLHAGYSRDIDILRGVDVIARPTQLTTIIGANGVGKSTLLKAIIGQLRPHTGTITYGDRDLTAVETRDLVRIGIAYVPQGHALFQDMTVAENVEMATWSFRGDKPRARRAIERVYERAPYLKEFRGRRAGLMSGGQQRLMQLELALMSDPDLLLIDEPTVGLDPKRAGAIYAHLRRLVTEEGRTILMVDQNVLAGTDVADYIYVLELGANKLEGTKATFDSEYRETIADWLI, from the coding sequence ATGTTGCTTGAAGTCAAGAATCTGCATGCCGGCTACAGCCGCGACATCGACATCCTGCGCGGTGTCGACGTGATCGCGCGGCCGACCCAGCTCACCACCATCATCGGCGCCAACGGCGTCGGCAAGTCGACGCTGCTGAAAGCCATCATCGGCCAGTTGCGCCCGCACACCGGGACCATCACCTACGGCGACCGGGACCTGACCGCAGTGGAAACGCGTGATCTGGTGCGCATCGGCATCGCCTATGTGCCGCAGGGCCATGCGCTGTTCCAGGACATGACGGTGGCCGAGAATGTCGAGATGGCGACCTGGTCGTTCCGCGGCGACAAGCCCCGTGCCCGCCGTGCGATCGAACGGGTCTATGAACGCGCGCCCTATCTGAAGGAGTTTCGCGGCCGCCGAGCGGGCCTGATGTCGGGCGGCCAGCAAAGGCTGATGCAGCTCGAGCTCGCCCTGATGAGCGATCCCGATCTGCTGCTGATCGACGAACCGACCGTCGGGCTGGACCCCAAGCGGGCGGGCGCGATCTATGCCCATCTGCGCCGCCTGGTGACGGAGGAAGGACGCACCATTCTCATGGTCGACCAGAACGTGTTGGCCGGCACCGATGTCGCCGATTACATCTACGTGCTGGAACTGGGCGCCAACAAGCTGGAAGGCACCAAGGCCACGTTCGATAGCGAATACCGCGAGACCATCGCGGATTGGCTCATCTGA
- a CDS encoding substrate-binding domain-containing protein, whose protein sequence is MTREIPRRASRRDILKVGAAGAAFAAAPAIWTSQSFAQAVEGKTIGFTMSFSNTEWIKQQQAGVEETAKKYGLNAVVYDAHDQPAKQIRDIEDLIVRNVDLIIISTYYAEAITPAVKEVNQAKIPIVVLSSPLAEGTDFACHLATDTMATSRSAGEYYVKKLNGKGMVAQIEGKPGSLINQQRGKGWREVIEKHPDIKIVGHIVANYDRTQAIKGMEDMLQANKQIDAVYCHNDDMALGAVRAAKEAGRKDQMWFTGYDGLTVEALEAIYNGDLEAVWEYLPFGVEGVEAAVQILRGKPIQKTIAFESPLITKANVTEWYDPEARKRKVLPSRLTF, encoded by the coding sequence ATGACGCGCGAGATACCAAGGCGGGCAAGCCGCCGTGATATTCTGAAGGTCGGCGCGGCGGGGGCGGCCTTCGCCGCCGCACCGGCGATCTGGACGAGCCAGTCCTTCGCTCAAGCCGTGGAGGGAAAGACCATCGGCTTCACGATGTCGTTCTCCAACACCGAATGGATCAAGCAACAGCAGGCGGGGGTCGAGGAGACCGCCAAGAAATACGGCCTCAACGCCGTCGTCTACGATGCCCACGACCAGCCGGCGAAGCAGATCCGCGATATCGAAGACCTCATCGTCCGCAATGTGGACCTCATCATCATCTCGACCTATTACGCCGAGGCGATCACGCCGGCGGTGAAGGAGGTCAACCAGGCCAAGATCCCCATTGTGGTGCTGAGCTCGCCCCTGGCGGAGGGGACCGATTTCGCTTGCCATCTCGCCACCGACACCATGGCGACATCGCGCTCGGCGGGCGAGTACTACGTCAAGAAGCTGAACGGGAAGGGCATGGTGGCCCAGATCGAGGGCAAGCCAGGCTCGCTCATCAACCAGCAGCGGGGCAAGGGCTGGCGAGAGGTGATCGAGAAGCACCCGGACATCAAGATCGTCGGCCATATCGTCGCCAATTACGACCGCACCCAGGCCATTAAAGGCATGGAGGACATGCTGCAGGCCAACAAGCAGATCGATGCGGTGTACTGTCACAACGACGACATGGCGCTCGGCGCGGTGCGCGCCGCCAAGGAGGCGGGCCGCAAGGATCAGATGTGGTTCACTGGCTATGACGGCCTGACCGTCGAAGCGCTGGAGGCCATCTACAACGGGGACCTGGAGGCCGTCTGGGAGTATCTGCCCTTCGGAGTCGAGGGTGTCGAGGCGGCGGTGCAGATTCTGCGCGGCAAGCCGATCCAGAAGACGATCGCCTTCGAATCACCGCTGATCACCAAGGCCAATGTGACCGAATGGTATGATCCGGAGGCCCGCAAGCGGAAGGTGCTGCCCTCGCGGCTGACCTTCTGA
- a CDS encoding ABC transporter substrate-binding protein codes for MKKLSKLCAVAAIALFAGTAVGWSQETIKIGGIAPLSPPGGVQTGESLRDGMIVAAEELNAKGGLLGKRVELIVEDTSGVPEKGVAAFERLATSEGVAAVTGSAHSAVCIAVGPVAQKHDIPFIAGECWADAVTAAGIPEVFRITVANSLVYSQAADWVKEAGFKNIAIISENSDWGFGIIDVFTKNLKDTGANVTSFTAERTVSDFTPQLLQLKRANPVPDLIVAGFTGSNLLLMLRQAYDLGLAPTAETAIFAAGSDVLEPEFWKVMGDAGVYVIGNPAGLPGKPDTELSRSFSKAYEEKFGRPANAVAMEGYDGVMVIAEAIKAAGSTEGPALQEALRNLRWKGTRGEIYFPQDKDPAWRFQQWPEVPIFVIQYTEPNQTPSEAAILWPRAEATVDKMVLKPE; via the coding sequence ATGAAGAAGCTAAGCAAGCTCTGCGCGGTGGCGGCCATCGCCTTGTTCGCGGGAACCGCGGTCGGCTGGTCGCAGGAAACGATTAAGATCGGCGGCATCGCGCCGCTTTCGCCACCCGGAGGCGTGCAGACGGGCGAGTCCCTCCGCGACGGCATGATCGTCGCGGCGGAGGAGTTGAATGCCAAGGGCGGGCTGCTCGGGAAGCGGGTGGAGCTCATTGTCGAAGACACGTCGGGCGTGCCGGAGAAGGGCGTTGCCGCGTTCGAGCGCCTGGCCACCAGCGAAGGCGTCGCGGCGGTCACCGGCAGCGCGCATAGCGCGGTCTGTATCGCGGTCGGGCCCGTCGCGCAGAAGCACGACATTCCCTTCATCGCAGGCGAGTGCTGGGCGGATGCCGTGACCGCGGCGGGAATACCGGAAGTGTTCCGCATCACGGTGGCCAACTCGCTCGTCTATTCGCAGGCGGCCGATTGGGTGAAGGAAGCCGGCTTCAAGAACATCGCCATCATCTCGGAGAATTCCGACTGGGGCTTCGGCATCATCGATGTGTTCACGAAGAACCTCAAAGACACCGGCGCGAACGTCACCTCCTTCACGGCGGAGCGCACGGTGAGCGACTTCACACCGCAGCTTCTGCAACTCAAGCGCGCCAACCCGGTGCCGGATCTGATCGTCGCGGGCTTTACGGGCTCCAACTTGCTGCTCATGCTGCGTCAGGCCTATGATCTGGGCCTTGCGCCGACTGCCGAGACTGCGATCTTCGCGGCCGGTTCCGACGTGCTGGAGCCGGAGTTCTGGAAAGTGATGGGTGATGCCGGTGTCTATGTCATCGGCAATCCGGCGGGTCTGCCGGGCAAGCCCGACACGGAGCTGTCGCGCAGCTTCTCCAAGGCTTACGAGGAGAAGTTCGGCCGTCCGGCAAACGCGGTGGCGATGGAAGGCTATGACGGTGTCATGGTCATCGCCGAGGCGATCAAGGCGGCCGGCTCGACCGAAGGACCCGCCCTGCAGGAGGCGCTGCGGAACCTGCGATGGAAGGGTACGCGCGGCGAGATCTATTTCCCGCAGGACAAGGATCCGGCCTGGCGGTTCCAGCAGTGGCCTGAGGTGCCGATTTTCGTCATCCAATATACGGAGCCGAACCAGACGCCGTCCGAGGCAGCGATCCTCTGGCCGAGAGCGGAAGCGACCGTCGACAAGATGGTGCTGAAGCCGGAGTAA